CGGTGCTGCGCAGCTTCCTCCTCGAGGGCCTGTACGACGGCGTGGGCACGGTCGCCTCGTTCCTGCCGATCCTGCTGCTCTTCTTCCTCTTCATGGGCTTCGTCGAGGACAGCGGGTACCTCGCCCGGGCGGCCTTCCTGATGGACGCCTTCATGTCCCGGATCGGCCTGGACGGGCGCTCCTTCGTGATGCAACTGATGGGGTTCGGCTGCAACGTGCCCGCGCTCATGGGCACGCGCGTGATGCGCTCGCGCGGCCTGCGCCTGCTGACGATGCTGACCATTCCCTTCTCGCTCTGCTCGGCGCGCCTGCAGGTCTTCGTCTTCCTCACCACCGCGGTCTTCACGCCGGCCGTCGCGCCGCTGGCGCTCTTCAGCCTCTACCTCCTCAGCTTCGCCGCGGCCTTTCTCACCGCGCTGCTCTATCGCCGGCGGCTGGTGAACGACGAGCCGCTGCTGCTCGAGCTCCCGCCGTTCCGCGCCCCGACCCTCGGGCAGATGGCGCAGCGCGCCTGGGAGGAGGTGAGCCACTTCCTGCGTGGGGCGACGGTCTTCATCGTGCTGGGAGTGGTGCTGGTCTGGTTCCTCACCCATTACCCCTTCGGTAGCGTGCCCGCGGGCCCCGAGACCCTGGCCGGCCGTCTCGCGGAGTGGACCCAACCCGTGTTCGCACCCCTCGGCTTCGACAGCCTGCTCAGCGTCAGCCTCATCTTCGGGTTCGTCGCCAAGGAGATCGTGCTCGGCGCGATGGCGGTGATCTACGGGGTCGGGGAGAACGGCCTCGCCGGGGTGGTCGCGAGCCGGCTGGACGCGGTCCAGGCCTACAGCTTCATGCTCTTCGTCCTCCTCTACACCCCCTGCCTGTCGGCGGTCGCGACGCTTCGGCAGGAGTCCCGGAGCTGGGGTTTCACCGTGCTCGCCGTGGTCTGGCCCCTGCTCCTCGCCTGGCTCTCGAGCTTCCTCTTCTACCAGCTGGCGCGGGCGCTGACGGCGGCCTGATCGGCGGGGCGCCTGCCGGCGTCAAGGGCCGGCTTGCCCGGAACGGGGCAGGCGAGGGTAAGATGCTAGCCGGCGTTTACCCTTCGAACCGGTGACCCCGTCGAGCGGCGAAGACCCGCGTGGAGCAGAGAGCGATGACCATCCGCGAGCGTTTCGTAGAGTCCCTGGCCCTTTGTGGCGTTCTCGTGACCGGAGCCGCGTGGGCCGCGGACTCCGAAGAGGTGATCAAGTACCGGCAGGCGGCGATGAAGGCCCTCGGGGGCCACACGACCGCGATGGCCCAGATCGTCCGCGGGAAGGTACCCTTCGGCGGACAGCTCGACGGCCATGCCCAGGCCGCGGCGTCCCTCACGAAGGACATCCCGGCGATGTTCCCCGCCGGCTCGGACTTCGGCGAGAGCGATGCCAGGCCGGAGGTGTGGAAGAAGCGGCCCGAGTTCGAGAAGGCCGCCGGGGATTCGGGCAAGGCCGCAGAGGCCCTCGCGGCGGCGGTCCGCTCCGGTGACTCCGCTGCGGGGGGCAGGGCCTTCGACGGCTTTGCCCAGACCTGCAAGGGTTGCCACCAGAATTTCAGGGCGAAATAGGCGGGGCCGCGCCGTGGGACGCGGATGGCCCCGATGGGCGGCGGCGTGCCTGGTGCTCGCCGCCGGTTCCTCGTCGGCAGCGGATGCCGACGTCCTGACCCGAGGTGCCTACGTCTATCGCGCCTCGGGCTGTCTCGCCTGCCACACCGAGGACCGGGCGGGGGGTGCGCCGCTTGCCGGTGGGCGCGCGCTCGCGACCCCACTCGGGACCTTCCTCGCCCCCAACGTCACCCCCGACCCGGAGCACGGCATCGGGCGGTGGATCGAGTCCGACTTCGCCCGGGCCCTGACGCGGGGCGTCGCGCCGGACGGGTCCCCGTATTACCCGAGCTTCCCGTACACGAGCTACACGCGGATGCGTCCGGAGGACGTCTCCGTGCTGTGGGCGTACCTGCGTACCGTCGAGCCCGTGGCGGCACCCGACCGGCCCCACGAGCTGCCGCTGGTTCTGCGCGCCCGGTGGGTCAACTGGTTCTGGCGGGCGCTCTATTTCACCCCTGGCGCCTTCGCCGACGACCCCTCGCGCACCGCCGAGTGGAACCGGGGCGCCTACCTCGCGGAGGCGATGGCGCACTGCGGAGAGTGCCACACCCCACGCAACGCCCTGGGCGGGACGGACGACACGCGGCGTTACGCGGGTGCCGTGCAGGGAGCCGAGGGTGGGGCCGTTCCGAACATCACGCCCGACCGGGCCACCGGCATCGGGCGGTGGCGCCCCGGTGACCTCGCGGAGTACCTCGCGAGCGGCGCGACTCCCTCGGGGGACTACGCGGGCGGCGGGATGGCCGAGGTGATCGAGAACGGCACCCGCCACCTGACCGCCGCCGACCGTGCGGCCATCGCGGCCTACGTGCTCTCCCTGCCCGCGGTCGAGAACGCGGGGGGGCGCAAGGAGCGCGGCGCAACGAAGCCCCGGGGAGAGTTCGATTGAGCCGGGGGAGACGCATCACAGGGGCCCGGCGCCGGGTGGTGTGGGCCGGCGCGACCCTGCCAATGGGGGTGCTCCCAGGGGTATCCTAAACGCTTTGTAACCACTGACACGAACCGCCCGCACGCGTTCGTCGCCGGCCGAGACCGGCACCTGCCCGGGACCAGGGAAGCGAGGAGATCATGCCCAGCTACACGACGCAGGACATCCGCAACATCGCGTTGGTTGGCGCCGGTGGCGCCGGTAAGACCACCCTCCTGGAGGCGCTGCTGCACGCGGCCGGCGCAATCTCGGAGCCCGGTCGCGTGGACAAGGGGACCACGGTCAGCGACTTCGACGCCCTGGAGAAGGACCTGCTGCACTCGCTGGAGTCGGCGGTCGCGAGCTTCGAGTTCCGCGGCCGGCACCTGAACGTGATCGACACGCCGGGGCTACCCGACTTCCTCGGCCGCTCCGTGTCGGTACTCCCTGCCGTGGAGACGGTGGCGGTGGTGATGGACCCCCACGCGGGTGTCGAGATGACCACCCAGCGCCTGCTCGAGCGCGCCGCGGAGCGCGGGCTCTGCCGGGTCATCGTCATCAACAAGATCGACGCCGAGGGCGTCGACCTGCCAGCACTGCTGCAGCAGG
The Gammaproteobacteria bacterium DNA segment above includes these coding regions:
- a CDS encoding cytochrome c, whose translation is MTIRERFVESLALCGVLVTGAAWAADSEEVIKYRQAAMKALGGHTTAMAQIVRGKVPFGGQLDGHAQAAASLTKDIPAMFPAGSDFGESDARPEVWKKRPEFEKAAGDSGKAAEALAAAVRSGDSAAGGRAFDGFAQTCKGCHQNFRAK
- a CDS encoding cytochrome c — protein: MVLAAGSSSAADADVLTRGAYVYRASGCLACHTEDRAGGAPLAGGRALATPLGTFLAPNVTPDPEHGIGRWIESDFARALTRGVAPDGSPYYPSFPYTSYTRMRPEDVSVLWAYLRTVEPVAAPDRPHELPLVLRARWVNWFWRALYFTPGAFADDPSRTAEWNRGAYLAEAMAHCGECHTPRNALGGTDDTRRYAGAVQGAEGGAVPNITPDRATGIGRWRPGDLAEYLASGATPSGDYAGGGMAEVIENGTRHLTAADRAAIAAYVLSLPAVENAGGRKERGATKPRGEFD